In Paralichthys olivaceus isolate ysfri-2021 chromosome 13, ASM2471397v2, whole genome shotgun sequence, the following are encoded in one genomic region:
- the virma gene encoding protein virilizer homolog isoform X3 translates to MAGDISTELLFLDTFKHQSAELTNVDVVRFPCGVLVTEVRVIPPGIKAHSNLPDSRAFGETSPHAFQLELFFNNVAKPNSPTFNRLGSLEYDENKSIVFRPSGKVNTDGLVLRGWYTSLTVAVYGTAERSHGHEQASPPPPPPPPPQQPSGPKRIVKQEWEKDDQYNGSPPRPAPRGPRTPPGPPPPDDDDEEQVQVTVGVVKDEPREGRDNYLEAVSPERSLPADETYSDAEHEEGDEEEEQEEEEDARTEGSALEEEEEEEEEEDEGDDGYEQISSDEDDLDNSSFKLPTFDMDYTPEDLASVPPVQYDPYERELRPLLYFTPPYKTRFDTQFEKAIVEEPKDAGDAKELGEEAEAVAQLKELLGSIGEDRDARWVTALEEAPGLLSKGLAYLIKQGDSEVEDPVGVLAKWALQALSMEVALTQPIALNLRQLKAGAKLASHLAECPQGLTALLREGALGVLLELLHTDHLSSTLKLCILRALDALTSAPAGVEAFLHTGESDKSGYQHLVQLFLREETVRVITAGNAILQKSHMYEVLVDLQHTAAAWSETQQEDMEEAESPMEEEPSLTSPPVSEAELDRLAGVLEELHHLLETAPCCMVQPPGKAFPTSARITGPQERDDPYPALYRYMHACHFLESTTVVLSAAAAAGHVGVTQAVREVLRFLSLTQSGLLFLLAQPTPTNLLLRLLASMSEAESEESTLTGGEGALTGPGFGEEGFGVWLMQALHALQGLSELMSHVAAGGEGGAGLEEGDNAEVLGLLHALYLMTFTQTGRSAVAHVCSLDNNLSCLVTLLQHHSKDGQGEAKARKAVTYNYACMLVLLVVQSSNELRMMEQFASPLLSLAKADDTNAKLQELSKWLEPLEKLRFDIGSIPTLLDYIKQNVENVLTAEGTGLVTALRVLYHIASPPPAVEGQQRDLKWSLAGVQLFSGEGLDTCVRVLQKLCSVLLQPWRVHGHMGPTPQRCMILSICISTLRLLRTMLTELLRRGAFQFRDTRVASVLVTLHMIVCSIPASGRLDGEETRVQALIVDVLLTFTQGVNEEVTHTEETLASNTWSLMLKEVLGSLLKAPEGLFSGLTLLSELLPLPLPMQSTQVISVQDVAVALNTRKLWSMHIRAQWKVFSETLRCVCGTTCPPLLAMLRRVCVQLADLSSPTATLIMKSLVELLLEELQPVEGKGVCWAQALRLLSLMDALVSQRACKSAALHLLSGSVSGDEQLADLFPLLLPLLVPPTDHCLQQQQCSELVGTILQSLCDQDISLVVSPPGDSCVSEVEQLANALPGREMMSSVCNALLEVLGNAESSVPLLLTCIRTLTFFTEHDYGLYHFKVALKKHGAALCSLLKRLVFAFNKDSSDLLSALLDFLRQILNTDAMCVEEAQGSGEESSFSHPRFLSGSEMKALLQWEESESHPLPTLEKQITKLSKEDESLEAMLENVIVLRQTLETATDTPPAADTEPTLPAPETLGAQFNHRTVFILSEALDEQLKALWFSPFQTDDIETDLDMKVKVDLVGLAQECCPELDLKAELERSFLSEPSSPGHTKATKGFRLGKHKHETFITSSGKSDYIEPAKRAHIMAAPRGRGGRGGFGQNLCRPHDIFRQRKQNTSRPPSMHVDDFVAAEFKDITPLGLLPPKRLPKSSPKPPTRGLFTGNRGRATFHSQTRFFTPPQPKGVLLSGNYTRREGGRGSSWSGQVPAITHRGTYSEPRGGQSNFTRGPLPSRQPPASAYRLAPRDRAPRGRGGTGLSWLSGGGGGGSAGGGGGGGGGGRGSQGSKFSGGGGSGGGRGRHVRSFTR, encoded by the exons ATGGCGGGGGACATCTCCACGGAGCTTCTGTTTCTAGATACGTTTAAACACCAGAGTGCAGAG CTGACCAACGTGGACGTGGTGCGGTTTCCTTGCGGGGTGTTGGTCACAGAGGTGCGGGTCATTCCTCCAGGAATCAAAGCTCACAGTAACTTACCTGACAGCAGAGCTTTTGG GGAGACGTCTCCTCATGCCTTCCAGTTGGAGCTGTTCTTCAATAATGTGGCCAAACCCAACAGCCCCACCTTCAACAGACTGGGCAG TCTGGAGTATGATGAGAACAAGTCCATTGTGTTCAGACCCAGTGGAAAG GTGAACACAGACGGCCTGGTGCTGCGTGGCTGGTACACCAGTCTGACTGTGGCAGTGTATGGTACAGCGGAGCGCTCGCACGGACATGAACAAGCCTCACCCCCTCCgccaccacccccaccaccccaaCAGCCAAGCGGGCCCAAGAGGATCGTTAAACAAG agTGGGAAAAAGACGACCAATACAATGGCAGCCCACCCAGACCAGCACCCAGAGGGCCTCGTACTCCACCTGGACCTCCACCgccagatgatgatgatgaggagcagGTCCAAGTGACGG TGGGTGTGGTCAAAGATGAGCCGCGCGAGGGACGTGATAACTACCTAGAGGCCGTGTCACCTGAGAGATCCCTGCCTGCTGATGAGACGTATTCGGATGCTGAGCATGAGGAGggcgatgaagaggaggagcaggaggaggaagaggatgccCGGACAGAGGGAAGcgctctggaggaggaagaagaagaagaggaggaggaagatgagg GTGATGATGGTTATGAGCAGATTTCAAGTGATGAAGACGACCTGGATAACAGTAGCTTCAAGTTGCCCACCTTTGACATGGACTACACTCCTGAGGACCTGGCTTCTGTCCCACCGGTCCAGTATGACCCATATGAGCGAGAACTCAGGCCCCTGCTCTACTTCACCCCTCCTTACAAGACTCGTTTTGATACCCAGTTTGAGAAGGCCATTGTTGAGGAGCCTAAGGATGCTGGGGATGCAAAAGAACTTGGAGAAGAAGCTGAGGCTGTTGCCCAATTAAAAGAGCTGCTGGGTAGCATTGGTGAAGACAGAGATGCTCGCTGGGTTACTGCTCTGGAAGAGGCCCCTGGACTACTGAGCAAAGGGTTGGCCTATTTAATTAAACAGGGAGACAGCGAGGTGGAGGATCCAGTTGGAGTCTTAGCCAAGTGGGCTCTCCAAGCTCTGAGTATGGAGGTGGCTCTCACACAACCAATTGCTCTTAACCTCAGACAGTTGAAAGCTGGGGCCAAGCTAGCATCACACCTGGCTGAGTGCCCACAGGGCCTCACAGCGCTGCTGCGTGAAGGGGCCCTGGGTGTTTTACTGGAGCTGCTCCACACAGACCACTTATCTTCTACTCTAAAGCTGTGTATCCTTAGAGCTCTGGACGCTCTGACTAGCGCTCCTGCAGGAGTGGAGGCTTTCCTACATACAGGAGAGTCGGACAAGAGTGGATATCAG CATTTAGTCCAGCTGTTCCTACGTGAAGAAACCGTGAGGGTCATAACTGCTGGCAACGCCATATTACAGAAGAGTCACATGTACGAGGTACTGGTCGACCTACAgcatacagcagcagcatggagTGAAACACAGCag gaggacatggaggaggccgagAGCCCCATGGAGGAGGAACCATCACTAACCTCCCCCCCTGTGAGCGAAGCAGAGCTCGATAGGTTGGCAGGGGTTCTGGAAGAGTTGCATCACCTGCTAGAGACGGCCCCTTGCTGCATGGTGCAGCCGCCTGGGAAGGCTTTCCCAACTTCTGCAAGAATAACGGGACCACAGGAGAGAGACGATCCATATCCAGCACTGTATAG gTATATGCATGCATGCCATTTCTTGGAGAGCACGACAGTGGTGttgtctgcagctgctgcggcTGGGCACGTAGGTGTCACCCAAGCAGTCAGAGAGGTCCTGCGCTTCCTGTCACTCACCCAGTCAGGTCTGCTCTTCCTTCTCGCCCAGCCCACCCCCACAAACCTGCTGCTGCGTCTTCTGGCATCGATGTCAGAAGCAGAGAGCGAGGAGAGTACTTTGACCGGTGGAGAGGGAGCTCTCACCGGGCCCGGGTTTGGTGAAGAGGGCTTTGGCGTGTGGTTAATGCAGGCGCTGCATGCTTTGCAAGGTTTGTCAGAGCTCATGAGCCatgtggctgcaggaggagagggaggagccGGGCTGGAGGAAGGGGACAATGCAGAGGTTCTGGGGCTGCTGCACGCGCTCTACCTGATGACCTTCACTCAGACCGGTCGCAGTGCTGTGGCCCACGTTTGTAGCCTGGACAACAACCTTTCCTGTCTGGTGACCCTGCTCCAGCACCACAGCAAAGATGGACAGGG TGAAGCGAAGGCTCGCAAAGCAGTGACATATAATTATGCCTGTATGCTGGTGTTACTTGTGGTGCAGAGCTCTAATGAACTGAGGATGATGGAACAGTTTGCTTCTCCACTGCTCTCCTTAGCCAAGGCTGATGACACCAATGCCAAGTTACAAG AGCTCAGTAAATGGTTGGAACCTCTTGAAAAACTTCGCTTTGATATTGGCAGTATTCCCACCCTTCTAGACTACATTAAACAG aatgtggaaaatgtgttgACTGCTGAGGGAACTGGGCTTGTCACTGCGCTCAGGGTTCTCTATCACATTGCCAGCCCCCCTCCTGCTGTTGAAG GTCAGCAGAGGGATCTTAAGTGGAGCCTCGCAGGGGTCCAGCTGTTCTCAGGCGAGGGTCTGGATACGTGTGTGCGCGTCCTGCAGAAGCTGTGCAGCGTGTTGCTGCAGCCATGGCGTGTACACGGACACATGGGCCCCACGCCGCAACGCTGCATGATCCTCAGTATATGCATCAGCACACTCAGGTTGTTGCGCACCATGTTGACAGAGCTCCTCCGTCGAGGAGCTTTTCAGTTCAGGGACACTCGTGTTGCCAGTGTGTTGGTGACGCTCCACATGATTGTTTGCTCCATCCCTGCGTCTGGACGTCTGGACGGGGAGGAGACCAGAGTGCAGGCTTTAATTGTGGATGTGCTGCTCACCTTCACACAGGGTGTCAATGAGGAG GTCACTCATACTGAAGAGACTCTGGCCAGTAACACTTGGTCGCTGATGCTGAAGGAGGTGTTGGGCTCCCTGCTCAAAGCTCCTGAAGGTCTGTTCTCTGGTCTCACGCTGCTGTCTGAGCTCCTGCCTCTCCCACTTCCAATGCAGAGCACTCAG GTGATATCAGTCCAAGATGTGGCTGTAGCCTTAAACACAAGGAAGCTGTGGAGCATGCACATACGGGCGCAGTGGAAAGTGTTTTCTGAGacgctgaggtgtgtgtgtggaactaCATGCCCTCCTCTCTTAGCCATGCTGAGGAGAGTGTGCGTTCAACTGGCAGATCTGTCTTCACCCACTGCGACGCTCATCATGAAGTCcctggtggagctgctgctggaggagctgcagcc AGTGGAGGGGAAAGGTGTGTGCTGGGCCCAGGCCCTCCGTCTGCTTTCTTTGATGGATGCCCTGGTGTCACAGAGAGCTTGTAAGAGTGCAGCATTACACCTTCTCTCTGGGTCTGTGTCTGGAGATGAACAACTGGCCGATCTGTTCCCTTTGCTTCTGCCACTGTTGGTTCCTCCCACCGACCACTGCttacaacagcagcagtgcagcgaGCTAGTGGGGACAATATTACAGTCACTGTGTGACCAA GACATTTCTTTGGTGGTATCTCCACCTGGTGACAGCTGTGTGTCTGAGGTCGAGCAGCTGGCCAATGCACTTCCGGGGCgagagatgatgtcatcagtgtgcAATGCCTTGTTAGAGGTTTTGGGGAATGCAGAGAGCAgcgtccctctcctcctcacctgtatCAGGACTTTGACATTCTTCACTGAGCACGACTATGGACTTTACCACTTCAAAGT tgcTCTGAAGAAACATGGTGCGGCTCTGTGCTCGCTGTTGAAGAGGCTGGTGTTTGCATTTAACAAGGACTCATCAGATCTGCTCTCAGCTCTGCTGGACTTCCTCAGACAGATTCTCAACACAGATGCAATG tgtGTTGAGGAGGCTCAGGGGTCTGGTGAGGAGTCTTCCTTCTCTCATCCACGGTTTCTGTCAGGCTCTGAGATGAAAGCTCTGCTGCAGTGGGAGGAGTCTGAGTCACATCCACTCCCGACTTTAGAGAAACAGATTACG AAACTTTCTAAAGAAGATGAATCACTGGAGGCCATGTTGGAAAATGTGATTGTTCTGAGGCAGACACTGGAGACGGCCACCGACACACCTCCAGCTGCTGATACTGAGCCCACTCTGCCGGCTCCTGAGACACTCGGGGCCCAATTTAACCACAG gactGTGTTCATTCTGTCAGAAGCTCTGGATGAGCAGCTGAAGGCTCTGTGGTTCTCTCCCTTCCAAACTGATGACATAGAAACAGACCTTGACATG aagGTGAAGGTGGATCTGGTGGGACTGGCTCAGGAGTGTTGTCCAGAACTGGACCTGAAGGCAGAGCTGGAGCGCTCCTTCCTGTCTGAGCCGTCTTCTCCTGGTCACACCAAGGCTACAAAAGGCTTCAGACTGGGCAAACACAAGCACGAGACGTTCATCACATCAAG CGGTAAATCAGATTACATCGAGCCTGCTAAACGAGCCCACATCATGGCTGCTCCACGTGGCCGCGGAGGTCGAGGAGGGTTCGGACAAAATCTCTGCCGACCCCACGATATCTTCCGCCAGCGCAAACAGAACACTTCCCGTCCTCCCAGTATGCACGTGGATGACTTTGTGGCGGCAGAGTTTAAGGACATTACGCCTCTTGGGCTTTTGCCTCCAAAACGGCTGCCCAAGAGTTCACCCAAACCCCCCACCAGAGGACTGTTCACAGGCAACAGAGGCAGAGCCACCTTCCACAGCCAGACTCGCTTTTTCACTCCACCACAACCGAAAGGTGTCCTGCTATCTG GTAACTATACTagaagagaaggaggcagaggatcGTCTTGGAGTGGCCAAGTTCCAGCCATCACTCACAGAGGAACCTACAGCGAGCCCCGGGGAGGCCAGAGCAACTTCACACGTGGACCGCTGCCTTCCAGACAACCGCCAGCAA GTGCGTATCGCCTGGCTCCTCGGGACCGAGCTCCGCGGGGAAGAGGAGGCACTGGCCTGTCGTGGcttagtggaggtggaggtggcggCAGTgccggaggaggaggcgggggaggaggaggggggagaggctCTCAGGGGAGCAAGTTTAGTGGCGGAGGAGGGAGCGGAGGTGGGAGGGGCAGGCATGTTCGCTCCTTTACCAGGTAA
- the virma gene encoding protein virilizer homolog isoform X4 — MAGDISTELLFLDTFKHQSAELTNVDVVRFPCGVLVTEVRVIPPGIKAHSNLPDSRAFGETSPHAFQLELFFNNVAKPNSPTFNRLGSLEYDENKSIVFRPSGKVNTDGLVLRGWYTSLTVAVYGTAERSHGHEQASPPPPPPPPPQQPSGPKRIVKQEWEKDDQYNGSPPRPAPRGPRTPPGPPPPDDDDEEQVQVTVGVVKDEPREGRDNYLEAVSPERSLPADETYSDAEHEEGDEEEEQEEEEDARTEGSALEEEEEEEEEEDEGDDGYEQISSDEDDLDNSSFKLPTFDMDYTPEDLASVPPVQYDPYERELRPLLYFTPPYKTRFDTQFEKAIVEEPKDAGDAKELGEEAEAVAQLKELLGSIGEDRDARWVTALEEAPGLLSKGLAYLIKQGDSEVEDPVGVLAKWALQALSMEVALTQPIALNLRQLKAGAKLASHLAECPQGLTALLREGALGVLLELLHTDHLSSTLKLCILRALDALTSAPAGVEAFLHTGESDKSGYQHLVQLFLREETVRVITAGNAILQKSHMYEVLVDLQHTAAAWSETQQEDMEEAESPMEEEPSLTSPPVSEAELDRLAGVLEELHHLLETAPCCMVQPPGKAFPTSARITGPQERDDPYPALYRYMHACHFLESTTVVLSAAAAAGHVGVTQAVREVLRFLSLTQSGLLFLLAQPTPTNLLLRLLASMSEAESEESTLTGGEGALTGPGFGEEGFGVWLMQALHALQGLSELMSHVAAGGEGGAGLEEGDNAEVLGLLHALYLMTFTQTGRSAVAHVCSLDNNLSCLVTLLQHHSKDGQGEAKARKAVTYNYACMLVLLVVQSSNELRMMEQFASPLLSLAKADDTNAKLQELSKWLEPLEKLRFDIGSIPTLLDYIKQNVENVLTAEGTGLVTALRVLYHIASPPPAVEGQQRDLKWSLAGVQLFSGEGLDTCVRVLQKLCSVLLQPWRVHGHMGPTPQRCMILSICISTLRLLRTMLTELLRRGAFQFRDTRVASVLVTLHMIVCSIPASGRLDGEETRVQALIVDVLLTFTQGVNEEVTHTEETLASNTWSLMLKEVLGSLLKAPEGLFSGLTLLSELLPLPLPMQSTQVISVQDVAVALNTRKLWSMHIRAQWKVFSETLRCVCGTTCPPLLAMLRRVCVQLADLSSPTATLIMKSLVELLLEELQPVEGKGVCWAQALRLLSLMDALVSQRACKSAALHLLSGSVSGDEQLADLFPLLLPLLVPPTDHCLQQQQCSELVGTILQSLCDQDISLVVSPPGDSCVSEVEQLANALPGREMMSSVCNALLEVLGNAESSVPLLLTCIRTLTFFTEHDYGLYHFKVALKKHGAALCSLLKRLVFAFNKDSSDLLSALLDFLRQILNTDAMCVEEAQGSGEESSFSHPRFLSGSEMKALLQWEESESHPLPTLEKQITKLSKEDESLEAMLENVIVLRQTLETATDTPPAADTEPTLPAPETLGAQFNHRTVFILSEALDEQLKALWFSPFQTDDIETDLDMVKVDLVGLAQECCPELDLKAELERSFLSEPSSPGHTKATKGFRLGKHKHETFITSSGKSDYIEPAKRAHIMAAPRGRGGRGGFGQNLCRPHDIFRQRKQNTSRPPSMHVDDFVAAEFKDITPLGLLPPKRLPKSSPKPPTRGLFTGNRGRATFHSQTRFFTPPQPKGVLLSGNYTRREGGRGSSWSGQVPAITHRGTYSEPRGGQSNFTRGPLPSRQPPASAYRLAPRDRAPRGRGGTGLSWLSGGGGGGSAGGGGGGGGGGRGSQGSKFSGGGGSGGGRGRHVRSFTR; from the exons ATGGCGGGGGACATCTCCACGGAGCTTCTGTTTCTAGATACGTTTAAACACCAGAGTGCAGAG CTGACCAACGTGGACGTGGTGCGGTTTCCTTGCGGGGTGTTGGTCACAGAGGTGCGGGTCATTCCTCCAGGAATCAAAGCTCACAGTAACTTACCTGACAGCAGAGCTTTTGG GGAGACGTCTCCTCATGCCTTCCAGTTGGAGCTGTTCTTCAATAATGTGGCCAAACCCAACAGCCCCACCTTCAACAGACTGGGCAG TCTGGAGTATGATGAGAACAAGTCCATTGTGTTCAGACCCAGTGGAAAG GTGAACACAGACGGCCTGGTGCTGCGTGGCTGGTACACCAGTCTGACTGTGGCAGTGTATGGTACAGCGGAGCGCTCGCACGGACATGAACAAGCCTCACCCCCTCCgccaccacccccaccaccccaaCAGCCAAGCGGGCCCAAGAGGATCGTTAAACAAG agTGGGAAAAAGACGACCAATACAATGGCAGCCCACCCAGACCAGCACCCAGAGGGCCTCGTACTCCACCTGGACCTCCACCgccagatgatgatgatgaggagcagGTCCAAGTGACGG TGGGTGTGGTCAAAGATGAGCCGCGCGAGGGACGTGATAACTACCTAGAGGCCGTGTCACCTGAGAGATCCCTGCCTGCTGATGAGACGTATTCGGATGCTGAGCATGAGGAGggcgatgaagaggaggagcaggaggaggaagaggatgccCGGACAGAGGGAAGcgctctggaggaggaagaagaagaagaggaggaggaagatgagg GTGATGATGGTTATGAGCAGATTTCAAGTGATGAAGACGACCTGGATAACAGTAGCTTCAAGTTGCCCACCTTTGACATGGACTACACTCCTGAGGACCTGGCTTCTGTCCCACCGGTCCAGTATGACCCATATGAGCGAGAACTCAGGCCCCTGCTCTACTTCACCCCTCCTTACAAGACTCGTTTTGATACCCAGTTTGAGAAGGCCATTGTTGAGGAGCCTAAGGATGCTGGGGATGCAAAAGAACTTGGAGAAGAAGCTGAGGCTGTTGCCCAATTAAAAGAGCTGCTGGGTAGCATTGGTGAAGACAGAGATGCTCGCTGGGTTACTGCTCTGGAAGAGGCCCCTGGACTACTGAGCAAAGGGTTGGCCTATTTAATTAAACAGGGAGACAGCGAGGTGGAGGATCCAGTTGGAGTCTTAGCCAAGTGGGCTCTCCAAGCTCTGAGTATGGAGGTGGCTCTCACACAACCAATTGCTCTTAACCTCAGACAGTTGAAAGCTGGGGCCAAGCTAGCATCACACCTGGCTGAGTGCCCACAGGGCCTCACAGCGCTGCTGCGTGAAGGGGCCCTGGGTGTTTTACTGGAGCTGCTCCACACAGACCACTTATCTTCTACTCTAAAGCTGTGTATCCTTAGAGCTCTGGACGCTCTGACTAGCGCTCCTGCAGGAGTGGAGGCTTTCCTACATACAGGAGAGTCGGACAAGAGTGGATATCAG CATTTAGTCCAGCTGTTCCTACGTGAAGAAACCGTGAGGGTCATAACTGCTGGCAACGCCATATTACAGAAGAGTCACATGTACGAGGTACTGGTCGACCTACAgcatacagcagcagcatggagTGAAACACAGCag gaggacatggaggaggccgagAGCCCCATGGAGGAGGAACCATCACTAACCTCCCCCCCTGTGAGCGAAGCAGAGCTCGATAGGTTGGCAGGGGTTCTGGAAGAGTTGCATCACCTGCTAGAGACGGCCCCTTGCTGCATGGTGCAGCCGCCTGGGAAGGCTTTCCCAACTTCTGCAAGAATAACGGGACCACAGGAGAGAGACGATCCATATCCAGCACTGTATAG gTATATGCATGCATGCCATTTCTTGGAGAGCACGACAGTGGTGttgtctgcagctgctgcggcTGGGCACGTAGGTGTCACCCAAGCAGTCAGAGAGGTCCTGCGCTTCCTGTCACTCACCCAGTCAGGTCTGCTCTTCCTTCTCGCCCAGCCCACCCCCACAAACCTGCTGCTGCGTCTTCTGGCATCGATGTCAGAAGCAGAGAGCGAGGAGAGTACTTTGACCGGTGGAGAGGGAGCTCTCACCGGGCCCGGGTTTGGTGAAGAGGGCTTTGGCGTGTGGTTAATGCAGGCGCTGCATGCTTTGCAAGGTTTGTCAGAGCTCATGAGCCatgtggctgcaggaggagagggaggagccGGGCTGGAGGAAGGGGACAATGCAGAGGTTCTGGGGCTGCTGCACGCGCTCTACCTGATGACCTTCACTCAGACCGGTCGCAGTGCTGTGGCCCACGTTTGTAGCCTGGACAACAACCTTTCCTGTCTGGTGACCCTGCTCCAGCACCACAGCAAAGATGGACAGGG TGAAGCGAAGGCTCGCAAAGCAGTGACATATAATTATGCCTGTATGCTGGTGTTACTTGTGGTGCAGAGCTCTAATGAACTGAGGATGATGGAACAGTTTGCTTCTCCACTGCTCTCCTTAGCCAAGGCTGATGACACCAATGCCAAGTTACAAG AGCTCAGTAAATGGTTGGAACCTCTTGAAAAACTTCGCTTTGATATTGGCAGTATTCCCACCCTTCTAGACTACATTAAACAG aatgtggaaaatgtgttgACTGCTGAGGGAACTGGGCTTGTCACTGCGCTCAGGGTTCTCTATCACATTGCCAGCCCCCCTCCTGCTGTTGAAG GTCAGCAGAGGGATCTTAAGTGGAGCCTCGCAGGGGTCCAGCTGTTCTCAGGCGAGGGTCTGGATACGTGTGTGCGCGTCCTGCAGAAGCTGTGCAGCGTGTTGCTGCAGCCATGGCGTGTACACGGACACATGGGCCCCACGCCGCAACGCTGCATGATCCTCAGTATATGCATCAGCACACTCAGGTTGTTGCGCACCATGTTGACAGAGCTCCTCCGTCGAGGAGCTTTTCAGTTCAGGGACACTCGTGTTGCCAGTGTGTTGGTGACGCTCCACATGATTGTTTGCTCCATCCCTGCGTCTGGACGTCTGGACGGGGAGGAGACCAGAGTGCAGGCTTTAATTGTGGATGTGCTGCTCACCTTCACACAGGGTGTCAATGAGGAG GTCACTCATACTGAAGAGACTCTGGCCAGTAACACTTGGTCGCTGATGCTGAAGGAGGTGTTGGGCTCCCTGCTCAAAGCTCCTGAAGGTCTGTTCTCTGGTCTCACGCTGCTGTCTGAGCTCCTGCCTCTCCCACTTCCAATGCAGAGCACTCAG GTGATATCAGTCCAAGATGTGGCTGTAGCCTTAAACACAAGGAAGCTGTGGAGCATGCACATACGGGCGCAGTGGAAAGTGTTTTCTGAGacgctgaggtgtgtgtgtggaactaCATGCCCTCCTCTCTTAGCCATGCTGAGGAGAGTGTGCGTTCAACTGGCAGATCTGTCTTCACCCACTGCGACGCTCATCATGAAGTCcctggtggagctgctgctggaggagctgcagcc AGTGGAGGGGAAAGGTGTGTGCTGGGCCCAGGCCCTCCGTCTGCTTTCTTTGATGGATGCCCTGGTGTCACAGAGAGCTTGTAAGAGTGCAGCATTACACCTTCTCTCTGGGTCTGTGTCTGGAGATGAACAACTGGCCGATCTGTTCCCTTTGCTTCTGCCACTGTTGGTTCCTCCCACCGACCACTGCttacaacagcagcagtgcagcgaGCTAGTGGGGACAATATTACAGTCACTGTGTGACCAA GACATTTCTTTGGTGGTATCTCCACCTGGTGACAGCTGTGTGTCTGAGGTCGAGCAGCTGGCCAATGCACTTCCGGGGCgagagatgatgtcatcagtgtgcAATGCCTTGTTAGAGGTTTTGGGGAATGCAGAGAGCAgcgtccctctcctcctcacctgtatCAGGACTTTGACATTCTTCACTGAGCACGACTATGGACTTTACCACTTCAAAGT tgcTCTGAAGAAACATGGTGCGGCTCTGTGCTCGCTGTTGAAGAGGCTGGTGTTTGCATTTAACAAGGACTCATCAGATCTGCTCTCAGCTCTGCTGGACTTCCTCAGACAGATTCTCAACACAGATGCAATG tgtGTTGAGGAGGCTCAGGGGTCTGGTGAGGAGTCTTCCTTCTCTCATCCACGGTTTCTGTCAGGCTCTGAGATGAAAGCTCTGCTGCAGTGGGAGGAGTCTGAGTCACATCCACTCCCGACTTTAGAGAAACAGATTACG AAACTTTCTAAAGAAGATGAATCACTGGAGGCCATGTTGGAAAATGTGATTGTTCTGAGGCAGACACTGGAGACGGCCACCGACACACCTCCAGCTGCTGATACTGAGCCCACTCTGCCGGCTCCTGAGACACTCGGGGCCCAATTTAACCACAG gactGTGTTCATTCTGTCAGAAGCTCTGGATGAGCAGCTGAAGGCTCTGTGGTTCTCTCCCTTCCAAACTGATGACATAGAAACAGACCTTGACATG GTGAAGGTGGATCTGGTGGGACTGGCTCAGGAGTGTTGTCCAGAACTGGACCTGAAGGCAGAGCTGGAGCGCTCCTTCCTGTCTGAGCCGTCTTCTCCTGGTCACACCAAGGCTACAAAAGGCTTCAGACTGGGCAAACACAAGCACGAGACGTTCATCACATCAAG CGGTAAATCAGATTACATCGAGCCTGCTAAACGAGCCCACATCATGGCTGCTCCACGTGGCCGCGGAGGTCGAGGAGGGTTCGGACAAAATCTCTGCCGACCCCACGATATCTTCCGCCAGCGCAAACAGAACACTTCCCGTCCTCCCAGTATGCACGTGGATGACTTTGTGGCGGCAGAGTTTAAGGACATTACGCCTCTTGGGCTTTTGCCTCCAAAACGGCTGCCCAAGAGTTCACCCAAACCCCCCACCAGAGGACTGTTCACAGGCAACAGAGGCAGAGCCACCTTCCACAGCCAGACTCGCTTTTTCACTCCACCACAACCGAAAGGTGTCCTGCTATCTG GTAACTATACTagaagagaaggaggcagaggatcGTCTTGGAGTGGCCAAGTTCCAGCCATCACTCACAGAGGAACCTACAGCGAGCCCCGGGGAGGCCAGAGCAACTTCACACGTGGACCGCTGCCTTCCAGACAACCGCCAGCAA GTGCGTATCGCCTGGCTCCTCGGGACCGAGCTCCGCGGGGAAGAGGAGGCACTGGCCTGTCGTGGcttagtggaggtggaggtggcggCAGTgccggaggaggaggcgggggaggaggaggggggagaggctCTCAGGGGAGCAAGTTTAGTGGCGGAGGAGGGAGCGGAGGTGGGAGGGGCAGGCATGTTCGCTCCTTTACCAGGTAA